From the Apus apus isolate bApuApu2 chromosome 4, bApuApu2.pri.cur, whole genome shotgun sequence genome, one window contains:
- the LOC127384318 gene encoding transmembrane emp24 domain-containing protein 11-like, with protein sequence MKSQLIGFLVNFWISFSLALYFHSAEREEKCIIEDVPSDTLVIGNYKVQRWDIHQHEFLESAPGLGMFVTVTAPSAEVQMSKLYGPQGTFSFTSEMSGEHIICLQSNSTRFVAFAGSKLRIHLDIRVGEHFFDESAVQAKDKVNEVKLRLEHLIEQVHHVTKEQNYEREREEKFRKTSEETNSNILWWAIVQTLILIFIGIWQIKSLRDFFISKKLV encoded by the exons ATGAAAAGCCAATTAATAGGATTTCTTGTGAacttctggatttctttttcacttgctttatattttcacagtgcagaaagagaagagaaatgtaTAATTGAAGATGTTCCCAGTGACACGTTGGTAATTG GGAATTACAAGGTACAACGCTGGGATATACATCAACATGAATTTCTTGAATCTGCTCCTGGTTTGGGAATGTTTGTGACTGTCACAGCTCCTTCTGCTGAG GTGCAAATGTCAAAACTGTATGGGCCACaaggaacattttcttttacatctgAAATGTCTGGGGAGCATATTATCTGTTTACAGTCCAACTCCACAAGATTTGTGGCATTTGCAGGAAGTAAACTG CGTATCCATTTGGACATTAGAGTTGGAGAACACTTTTTTGATGAATCAGCTGTTCAAGCCAAAGATAAAGTGAATGAAGTTAAGCTTAGACTAGAACATCTAATTGAGCAAGTACATCACGTAACCAAAGAACAAAACTATGAAAGA GAGCGTGAAGAAAAATTTCGGAAGACAAGTGAAGAAACCAACAGCAATATTTTGTGGTGGGCTATTGTACAAACACTGATCCTCATCTTCATTGGAATCTGGCAAATCAAATCTCTCAGAGATTTCTTTATATCTAAGAAGCTTGTTTAG